From the genome of Scytonema hofmannii PCC 7110, one region includes:
- a CDS encoding YkvA family protein produces the protein MNFSIQSIYSWYRNTLRNPKYRWWIVLGTILYVVSPFDIAPDFIPVLGELDDVVILTLLVSEVSQILIESFKARQVKDGVQAASTPENSTSTAETIDIDAVSVK, from the coding sequence ATGAACTTTTCCATTCAATCAATTTATAGCTGGTATCGCAACACACTACGTAATCCTAAGTATCGTTGGTGGATTGTTTTAGGAACAATACTTTACGTTGTCAGCCCATTTGATATTGCTCCTGACTTCATTCCGGTTTTGGGAGAACTGGATGATGTAGTGATTTTAACCCTACTGGTTTCCGAGGTATCCCAAATATTGATAGAAAGCTTTAAAGCCCGTCAGGTTAAAGATGGCGTTCAAGCAGCTAGTACGCCAGAAAATTCTACTTCCACTGCAGAAACCATTGATATCGATGCTGTTTCTGTTAAATAG
- a CDS encoding sugar phosphate nucleotidyltransferase yields MNKRQIIGLLPAGGQAKRISPLPVSKELYPIGFQDFGNQQDWRPKVVSQYLLEKMQLASIDKAYFILRPGKWDIPAYFGDGTILSMNLGYLIMGLPYGVPFTLDQAYPFVQDAIIALGFPDILFQPEDAFTRILSRLEMSGADVVLGLFPTHQPHKAGMVDFDDMGRVYLIVEKPKRSQLRYMWGIAVWTPAFTLFLHEYLIPLKAKSNLLSQLPEIPIGDIIQSAIEKGFHVEAEVFSDGTYLDIGTPEDLVKAVHKFSTFK; encoded by the coding sequence ATGAACAAGCGCCAAATTATCGGACTATTGCCTGCGGGTGGACAAGCAAAGCGAATTTCTCCTTTACCAGTGAGTAAAGAGTTATATCCCATTGGCTTTCAAGACTTTGGGAACCAACAGGATTGGCGACCAAAAGTCGTTTCTCAATACTTGCTAGAAAAAATGCAACTAGCAAGTATTGACAAGGCATATTTTATACTGCGCCCTGGTAAGTGGGATATTCCGGCATATTTTGGTGATGGCACGATACTTTCCATGAACTTGGGTTACTTGATAATGGGTTTACCATATGGAGTCCCTTTTACCTTGGATCAAGCGTATCCGTTTGTTCAAGACGCCATAATTGCTCTAGGCTTTCCTGATATTTTGTTTCAACCGGAAGACGCTTTTACACGCATACTCTCGCGTTTGGAAATGAGCGGTGCGGATGTCGTCTTAGGATTATTTCCAACTCATCAACCTCATAAAGCGGGAATGGTTGACTTTGACGATATGGGTAGAGTTTATCTTATAGTCGAAAAACCCAAGCGATCGCAATTGCGTTATATGTGGGGTATTGCAGTTTGGACACCAGCTTTCACGTTATTTTTACACGAGTACCTTATACCTCTTAAGGCGAAAAGTAACCTTTTGTCACAGCTACCAGAAATACCTATTGGCGATATTATTCAATCTGCTATTGAAAAAGGTTTTCACGTGGAAGCAGAAGTCTTTTCCGATGGAACGTATTTAGATATAGGAACACCAGAGGATTTAGTCAAAGCCGTACATAAATTTAGCACTTTTAAGTAA